In Phragmites australis chromosome 18, lpPhrAust1.1, whole genome shotgun sequence, the genomic window AAGCTGATTAGAGGGGTTGTTTATTCCGGAGTTAAAAGCTAAAAGGCGCGCGTCCTTTGAGGCTTTGTTTGGATTTGCGAACATGTTTAGTTCTTCTCTCTAAATGTTGCTTGTTTGGAGTTTGAATTTTCATGATTTGGTTTGTGTTGCTTCTTGCGGCCTTAAATCAATCTTTTATCtctatttcttctttgttcttggtcaATGGTCAGTGAACtgcacaaaagaaacaagagtaTTTTCGACATACTTTTTCTTGGTTTGTGATTCGCACAGCTTCTTTGATCATTTCCTCCCTGTTcttatttcttaatttttttgaagcAAGTTCTTATTTCTTAATCCTGTTCGTGTTtcatttttcttataaaaagtAGTCTATTTTTGATTGGTTAGCCCCTAGCTAGCAATTCCGTGTTCTTGCAATCAAGCAGGGTTTTGTCTAATATTCTGCTGGGGTCTACAAAATATTCCAGAAACCTCCATTCATCAACCAATCTTCAAATAAGTTGGTACGAGAAATGATTTCGGGCGCCAGTACCGTCACATGCAAAATGTTTAGACACCGCTTTCGTTAAGCTGCCGGGAGGATTGGCAATTTGGGGCAGTTTCTCTGTAGAATGCTGCGTCTAGGTGGATGTAACAGATAGTGGAAAAAAGCAGGGGATTTTGTTGCTTCCAATCACGAGATAGGGAGGGCTAGGATGGAAGCAATCatgtctccctctcctctcgtcTCCAATGGACCCTGGCCATTGTCTGTTCTTTTTCCAAAGAAGGGTTagttcttctcttctctgtcCCATCGACATGGGCGGGTTGCTTGACCGCCATAAATGTTGTAGGGACTTTGCGTTTCCTGTTATGGGTAGAGTCATGAGGGCAAAAATTGCCTAAGTTTGTAAAGATGTTTCATCCTTGCAGCCTCACCTTGGGTGTGCCTGTCACCATGCTCTAGGGATTATACATGTAGGTCCACCTGTTTCCGTAGTATTGTGTTAGGACAATGTTCCTTCACTCCGTGACATTGCAGTGCTAACTGCGAATGCATCGTCGTTTGATCGTCTGGGCTGAGTCAAAAGTGCAGTCAGTGGGTTGCAACAATCTTTGAAAAGATGCTAGGGCCCTGGATTTTGTTTATTTTAGTGTTGTTATTGTGTAAACTCCATTTGTTGTCTGCATTTGTGCAGGACCAGAACACCAAGTATGCTGAAAAATGGTCCAGAGTGCTCCGTGTTTGATTCTTTTTTTGACTACTTATAGGGCATGCCCTTGATCGTATCAAGGACCATGAGACCAGGACTACGATGCAGTACATAACCTAGGTCCCATGTAATTATAATCGATTTGGAATTCACGTTTTTTTATTTGCCCTAGCATAGAAAACACAAACAAGATTTCGTCACTTGTGTTCTTTGGTTGTCCTTGTCGGTTCTCTTGATTCTTTGGTGAATGTCCTGTGGTCCGCTCGACCTTGCAATAATAGACAGATAGTCATAAAGCATCATTATGCTTCGGCTAGAACTACCTAAGCTTGGAATAGTATCCCCGCATTACTGAAGTTGGGACCTATGTTGCACGGTACGGGGATACAACATTTTCAAAAAACAGCAATACGGGGATACGGTAAACCCCAAATACAATATTATAACCATAGTCGAattgtgcattacataacaatatAATATCATAGAAATATAGGATAAAGAAACACGCTAAGCTCATCAAGAAGtgacaagaactcaatcttcccctCCTAATATCTCCTCAAATTTCACTATTAGTCTATTACTAACAGTCTAACAGAGGAAGATGGAATGATGAGGCAAGATAAGAGAAGGATTGTGAGCAGGATGGAATGGAGAGGCAGGAGAGCCATATCGGAGCAGAGTGgaagggcggcggtggcggcacagGCGCATCCCCACTCGGCGGCAATGCGCCTTTGCTTCATCGATGGAAAGGAGGGGCAGCGGCGGCGTGTCCCCACCCTGTGGTGGCGCGCCTCTGCTTCATCGACGGAGAGGAAGGGCGACGGCTCTGCGTGTTGTGCCTCTAGTCAATCCCGTGCACCTCTCAAAACCCTCTCTCACATGGGCCGGGTCGTATCCATGGAGTATCCTCTCCGTATCCTATTTATTctgtatttattttaaataagaaaTAAGGGATACATGTGGATACACGTATCCCCATACCGTACGCGTTCTGGATGGCGATACGTAACATCTGGGAAGTATCTGTGCAACATAGGTTGGGACCATATAACTTCCTGTTTTAGATCATGTATTTTGAAAGATATGTTAACATTCTTGGGCAATTTTAGTTTTTGTATTGTTTATTGAGGATTAAAGCAAATCAAATTCCTTCACGCTTGGATCCTGAAACTCACTGCAGAATCATATAAATTAAATAACCCCTGTTTCAGTTCAATATATTTTTATGTGTAGTTTCAACAGTTCTGGAATCTCTACTCAGTTTATATACAATATTATGGAAGCAAATCCTACAAAAGGAATACTATTATAGAAGAGAATTTTGCTGAATTTCATAAGTTGATCTCTGTAAAAATGTGGAAGTTATTGGATATTGCAATTACATGTATGTGCCCCTTGCCTAACAGTTTACTATAATTTGATCATATTGGATGGTGTTTTTTGTTGAAATGTGGAAGGCACGAGAGTTGATTCTTGTTTTACTTTTCGCTCTCTCTTTTCCGCCCAATGTTGTTTGAGCAGAATGTGAAATCTTTTACTTAGAGAAGAGTGTCTGTAGGGATCAGTGACTtcctaagagggggatgaattagaatacttaaaactaattggtttaaaaaacttcacaagataaatttatctcaatttccatctaaatgtgttctaagtTTATCTAATGTATCTACTCTATTGTTCAAAAAGTTTTGCAACCAATATCTAATCTTAgtaaactactctaggaaggtaagcATGCAAAGgaagattgcaagtatgtaaatgtggaaacaaaaataagatagagagagcaaactcggcgcaagagatttttatcatatGGTTTTGATGGCATAAACGTCACCTTTAGTCCACGTTAGAACAGCTAtctaggctatagctcctggATGGCACCCGGTTACAACCCTTACGCCATCTAGGCTttaagtaggttgagccatcaAGCTACCAAGGTAATGTCTCACCACAAGCTACTCTTCCGGTCATTTGCCGTCGTCTtcatttcggagcttgagccattaagtcaagggtcttcgcgtctcCATGCAAGCGTCTTGCCACAACTCcgcaccaagtcggagggtcaataagcatGAGGCACCAAGGTTTAcgttgccggcgagtcaccaagattctaaggtgccggtgtaccacttggtacaatataggatcactccttgatctcctcTCTAGTCAGTAAcatctagcaacaactctctgtAGGTCTAataacactaatcactcccttaatcttgtgctaattgtcttggatgatcacttttagcactttggtggtttggatgtattctcaagtgtctataagTTTCTCTGAACTTCAGCACACTAAAATAACCGAGTTaggagggtatttatagtcttaaaccccgtgaactagccgttgcccaacggTCATATTTTTTCCTTGacgccggatgttccggcgATATCCttttctgaacaccggatcatccggtgcgtaGTCCACCCTCACAACCTGCCGATGTTAGCTGTCACTAGCTGTTGATCCTCTGATGTAATTCCATCTCTATTGGGTCGAAGAAAAATCTTCTGGAAAATGTTCCGgcgaagcctccggtgtgcgcAACTTCatgcgtcggaccatccagcgtgtggAACACTTAAAAACCAGCTCATGAAAAACACTCTGGCGTAGCCActtcttcatcactggaccatccgacgtgtccAGCCTATGAACCTTCTTCTgagaatactccggtgtgcaaaACTTCATATCGTCGGACCATTCGGCGTGTGCAAGACGCCCggaaaaatactccggcgtgtacaattggctctacaccggaccatctgcgTGTACAtttttcctgagacttctccaattcaatcaatttttGTCCTGCTTGCGGTGACTTCTTtgtgtattgcatccataagacctactaaggcatatatttgacaaacatgttagtcctattgattatgttattattaattactaaaatcacacaTATCCTAAAAAGGTCATGTTTGCTACAGTGGCAAAACCCACTTTTAAAGTTTGTGTTCCTCCCTATAAAACCAAGCCACCGCACCCTCCCTTCCTCCCCCTTGCAAATACGTCATAGTTTGAGACTCTCCTTCTAACAGTTTGAGCTTGTTGCTTGCGTGGCCTACTGGATTGGGCATGCATCTTAATAGTGATCTTGTGTAACGAAGAAACCTTTCAGTTTCTGAGCAAAGAGTTTATTCATCGCACCATGCCGCTATTAAGACGTGGGCCCGTTCCAATAGGCAACATGGGTAATGGCCTTCGTACTAGTCATAAGTCATAACACAAGGGCACCGCTTCATCTATTTCATCAAGTGGAGTGGGGTGAGTAATGACAAGAGGGCATTTCAAAGCATCACACTTGTAGGGAGAAGTTCGCTAAATGAGTGAGTTATAGGTGCAAATTTAAACTGAGTAACTTGCAGTTTTTTTCTTATAATTTCCTTTTTATATATAGCCATAGTGATAGTTCATTATACCTTGTTTAATTCTTCATGTCGCCTATATTGTTAGTGGCCATTTAACACCCTCCTTTTTGCATCTCTTATTTTCAGGCCTTTTatcctttgattttttttctctttgtgaGAGATTTTCTGTTTGAGTTTGATTCTTTCATCACATTTGTCAATTACATTCCATCGAACCAAtaacttttttttcatttcatagACACACTTTGTCTTGCTACTCTGCTCATTCAAAGAACAACTACAACAGCATGTCCGTGTTCACGCTATGGAAGCAGTGATGGCTTGTTGGGAACTTGAACAAAATTTACAGAGTTTGACAGGTATTGTCCTCCAGTTCTTGTAGGTTTTATTTAATTTACAAAAGCAACATGTCGTTTGTCCACCATGTCCATACTTTTCAAATGAGTAGTTAATTTTCTACTTGATTCAACTAGAACTTCTGATGCagtcatgtttttttttgtctaatgCTGGACCTcctttttttgtaaaaaaatatataatttctcTTTTGCTCAAAGAACTGTCGTTTATGTGATGGGTCTTGTTGTGCGTAATTGGTGAATTTTCTAGAAAAGTTTTAAGCTGAATCCGTCACAATAATTGAGACTCTTGATTTTTCCAGTATATCTTTTATTCTGTGTATGCAGTGGTCTGGTTTCCAATTTGGCCAGTAGTCAGCAGAAAAGTTTGAGCATCTTTTCCGAATGTTGTTTCTGAAATATAACTGACCTGTACATGGTGTGAGACATTTAAAATTTGTTGACAATGATGATCCTAAAAGAATGTGTTGGACAGACACATTGTTTGTTCTTTCCTCGACTAGCTCGGACTTACATGTGGGAAAAACTGTGCTCAGTTGCGGCTAGCCTAGTATCTGCCATGAATAAATCGCAGTAGCATTGCCCATTCCCCTGACGTAGTATTACGTACTAGTTATATGTTTTGCTGGAGCTAGCATAGGCCTTATGTGCTGAGTCTTGTTATGCTGTCAAATTTCCAAGTTATTAACTGGAAGTGCATTGATAGGTGCCTCGCCTGGTGAGGGCACGGGTGCAACCATGTCAGATGGTGAAGATGACCAGGCCGATAGTGAGGCTAACATGTATGATCCTAGCTTGGACGCAACGGATGCTATGGGCTTTGGCCTTCCCACCGAAAGTGAACGGTCCCTAATGGAACGTGTTCGTCAAGAGTTAAAGCACGAGCTCAAGCAGGTCGAGAGTGAACTCCTATTATTATTCTGGAGAAGCTCACTGTGATTCCCGAACTCTAGATAAATGGACATGTTGATAAATCTCAGTAATCACTTGCCAATTACAGGGTTACAAAGAGAAGCTTATAGACATCCGAGAAGAAATTCTTCGCAAGCGAAGAGCAGGAAAGCTCCCTGGAGACACAACTTCCACACTGAAAGCTTGGTGGCAATCTCATTCGAAGTGGCCATACCCAACAGTAAGTGTCGAGACACGGGCCACATGATTAGTTTCTTCATGCCGTATGAACATGTCAGCATAACACTGCGAGTCTTCATATCTTGTGCCTTCTTTGAGTAATGCGAGTTTCATACTTTGTCATGATGTCCCATGCTATACAGCGCGCTTTTTGTTGTCTATACAATTTTGCAACTTTCTCACTATTATTCTGGATTTTGTGTTTGGCAACAAATTTATATGATTGGTCCTTTTGTTCCGTGCAGGAGGAAGACAAGGCTCGGCTAGTGCAAGAAACAGGGCTACAGCTAAAGCAGATCAACAATTGGTTCATCAATCAAAGGAAAAGGAACTGGCACAGCAAcccatcttcctcctccaatGTCAAAAGCAAACGCAAACGGTACCGTATTAATCTTTTCCACCTGTCGTATAACCTCGAGTTCCACTGATAAATTGATGTGTACTTAATTTGAACAAAAAAGCAATGCAGGTGATAGCAATTCATAGCGCTTCATGGAGATCATTGCCGAGGGCTGAACGCCGAATGAGTGAGCTCGCGGTGAACGCATAAAAAAACCCAGAAGGCTGCAATATGCAGAGGTGCTTAGATCAGAAAGCTTTTCAGCAGAAGCAGGATCAACAGCTATTAGAATACCAATTGTTATTTATGGACGGAACTAATTGCCTCCATAGGTAATCATATAGTGTCTGTCAGTGCTTGATTTAAAGATCAGAGGAAGCTTTTCCAAAAGGGTTGTATAAGTGGCGACATTTCTATTTGATTGCTAGATACCACATGGTAATAGTGCTTAGTAGATCGACGTTTATGTTCTCTTCTACAAACACAGTAGAACCCCAATGTTTTAACCGTCCTTTAAACAATTTTTTGATCGGACGTGTATATGTATGcgtacatgtatgtattttgtTTATGTCCTTGGTATGGGCGGGTTAGGTGCTGCACCTCGCGTTTTAATCTGCTATTGTTCAGctttttgtttggttgttggcTCGCTGCTATACGAGTTTTGGAGTTCTGTCAATAATCAGGCTCGGGTGGTTGTTGGAAATTCTGTTGGGGATCTATTTTTAGGGAATCACCTAGCTTTGTCTTGCTCAAATCATTTTTTGAATTAAATGTTGAACGCTGGGTTTCTACAAGTTGGTGCAGATAGCAGTTAAAACTTTCAACTCTAATTGGCGACACTTCAACCATAATTAGCATTTCTTAACTACCAAAATGTTCATTATTACGAGAAGGAAACCTTCTGCCGGACGAAATGGATGCCGTTCTAGATGTGGCTCATCCGATGGTGTAGAACCCAGGATTGGACATGTAGACCTGACATTGTCCCATGCAAACCATCTTTATAATGTAAATCTCCTTGATTTCTGGTGTCATGGTTGAGCCACATCACCTCTCCTGTCATCCACCGTTCGATCGAAGGCCACGCTAATGAAAGCCGTCGGATCGCACTGGATCTAACCGAGTTCTTCCGCCCCCTCGGCCACGTCTACTCCGCAACCGCCCTAAGGCCGTCACTTTGTCGATCGCCTCCCTTCTTCCCTGCGTGCGGCCACTTCCCTCCTCCTACCCTCTCGGTGCGATGTCGCTTCAAAGCACAACACTCCCTCACTGTGGCTTTCTAGAGTCGGTTGGCGCCCATCCTGCACTACCACCCCCCTCAGCGCCGGTTTTTGGAAGGTTTGTGAAGGCGGTTTTGGAGATCTTGGCAACGGGCATGGCGATCCTGTGCTGAGCTGAGTGCGTGCACGGGATCCAGGGGATAGGTGTCGAGCTCGAGATCTTGATGCAGATCCGGGAGGGCCTAGTGTGACAACCGGAACTACTTGCTACAGGGGCGAAGCGGTTGCCAATATAGACAATAATGCTTGCCATGTTTGCTACCATAGCTTCGTTCTACGTCACCAGCCGGTGAATCCACCCGCTTGCCCGTTCGCCTGCTCGCTCACCACATTAGTCTTCTCCTTCGAAATGCTAGCTCGTTGCGGCTTTCAACCCGCGGGAAGATGTTCCTCACACGCGCCTACCATGACATTCTCCAGGCCAGAGTTGCCTGCCCCTCCCCATTTCCCTCTCCTTGTTTAGCCTTCTTATCCATCGGCGCAATCGGCCTGTCACACGTCTCCCAGGAAGCTACCTCTCCTATTGGGGGTGGGAGGAGGTGGAACGACAATGTGAATGGCACAATCGGCCTGTCACACTTCTCCGTGCCaacaccgccgcctcctctccacATCATCGCCACCCGATTTGGCCACCGCACTACATCTCCCTCCTCCGATGCGCAGCCTCCACATTCTTTGCCTAGGGATAAGGGGAAGCGCAACGGTTGGGGAGACAGAGTTATGGCGAGGTGGTCAGCACATGGACTGCAGCGTAGTCGGAGAGCTCGAGGAAAGGGAGTGGAAACATATAAATATGGTTATACACTTGTGAATTTCTCACATCAAATTCACACTGGTGATAAGATTGAGCACGTGCCTTATGTATTTGATAATCTAGTTGACAAATGTTCTATGTCGAAGACCATATAAACCGAGAATGGTCAattgtgatgaagatgaagcgTAGAAAGTGAAATGGGAAAAGAATGGAATGATGTAGAAAGTGAACCGTATCATGTCATTACTCTTGGGGACCTTTTTGATAATGCCTGTGACAGTCATACATGGATTAGAAGAGATACAGAGGGAACAATTGTTGATCATAGTATAAGTTCCAATCAAGAAACTTAGTAATTCACTAAAAGGTTCaatatttttgcttttttctaTAGTTCAATATTATACAGTTGTGCTAAGATTATGCATAAGTTGGAATGTTTCTTTTTAACTGTTTGTATTCTTCAGGTCTTGGCTGCGTGGTATGAACCATTTCCACTAGTTTGTCAAGTGGTCCTTTTGTATATTCTTCCGGGAGTTTACTTTGTGATATGATCTAGAGAGTGTGTTTAGAAGTCTTCAATAAACGTGCTGTTTAATGTGAAAAGTTTGTATCTCATTCTGAAAATCAATAGGATTATGAAAAATTGACGTCTTTACTTACACAATTATATTATTTAAGTTGttacaaaaaaaaagacacGCATATTTCAGTTATTGGTTTCGTTGGCAGAAGGTAAATATAATTTATATCCCTTAAGCAAGCAGAAAGGAACAGCTAGTTCAGTCGCGAAGTTCCATTTTCTTATACTCTTGAAGGTAGGTAGTTCGAATTCCACTAAAAACACCTATATTTTTGCACACAATAACAGGATAACTACACTGACAAATGGGCCCCACATTCGAAACGGGAAAAATTGAGATTGCAGCAGTTGTGAATCGACCACATGATCCACGATTCGGAGCAACATCTGGTCATACATGTGAACCATGATGATAACATTGGGCTCCAAGGTGGGTCCTCCAGTTCACGGGACAAGTGGTGGATGGATCGTCTTTGCCCCGTCGGCTGACAGACCCAGACGAGCTCCAACGTTTCGGTACAGTATCCGCCCgttttcaaatttttctttccttctttctataaaaatagtaaaactttttttattctataattcatgatgaatttaATTTAAAATGATTCATCTTAATATCCCttatatatttcaaaataaaaatctctaaggaaggctacttctaaaaattctagcaaattttaaggcctcaaagaaattctcaaaatctaaaaaactcATTAATATTTCTCTCATGTGGCATAATAATTtcactaaaattattttcaaccctaggttatttggtaaaaaattgATTACCTTTACAATgctatatttatatgcattttttgatttcatatgatattctctttttaatttaatttgaattcaaatatgcATAAATTCATACAGACGTTtatggaatgcatataaatatgaatgtacACAAATTGGGGTGTTCacaaaaaatcatcacaatcaacatagctcatctcatccatctaaccaaatagaaaattgatTTATCACATCCATCCTAACCATCTAGAAAATTAGATTATcccataaaaaaacataaatgacCATATCACATCCAACCTCAccctccaaccaaacgcacTCTTAGGTCATGGCGCAAAATGGATTTATACAGTCATGCTCAATAGTCAACTCATCGGGGtaatatattttctttacaTGTATGGATATATTGAAACCTATATAACCATATAGCTTTGTTGgatttatcaaattttaattaatttacttAAGTTGGATTCATCGTAATGTTGAAGAGCACTTTAACAAAAATGTGAAGGGCtaatttggatcatgtgaaATTTTCAGGAATTTCATGAGAACATGGCCATAATAAGCAGGGCACATAAAATGGATGAaattatatgataaaaatatttataatccaTTCATTTTATCTTATTTTAATTGATTGACTCACGTCAAGACTAATACCTGGTTAATATTGTAATTTCATCTGTTTATAACTGATTGCTTTTTAGCTCTCGCCTTTCTTTCCCtccattttttcttttcctcaatTTTTTCTCTCATCGTTCTGCTCGCGCTCACATTTTTGGGGCTCTCACAAATATCAAGCGCCTGCAACATTTTGGGTGCATATGGTGACCCCACCTTCCATAGAGATTAGGGATGAAGGTGTAGCAAAATGGCTCCAAAAAAGAATTTCACCAATCCGCTAACATCCCTTAAGATCTAATCACCTCCCCATTCCACACCAACAAAGTAAGTGGGTCCCCCCCACCCCACATCACACAACTCTACAACTCCCCTTAGCTAGCTTGCTATGGGCGGTACCACGGCAGGACCTGCATCTTCCTCTAGTCCAGTAGGTTTGCAACCTTGATCCCACTCTTTACTCTGTTGAGGCTACGACACAATCCCTTCCATTTCGTCTCTTCTTAGTCTCCTGCTAATTTGTTACGTAGTTACCTTCCTAATTCTTTAATACTCCacttgttgatttttttatttggaaTACTTTTCCCCTATTAGGTTTTTTCCCATCTGCTTGTAGGAAATGATGCTACATCTAGTTCTGGAACTGCCAAGAACTCAAGCAGGCTGGCCAGCCGGCCCCGTGTCAAATATGATTGAGAAAGTGTATGatcataccaatatgattaaatagTTAATTATGATGAATCTACTATATCGAGTGAAtagtcaagctatcacaagggtgataTGTATCTCTCTTTGAACTTGACTGGTTGATATACGTGTTCGCCTGGTCGTAGAGCACGACGCGACCACTCGGTGATGGTCGAGGACGCGACAGACCTACTCGAGAAACTGGTCGAGAAGTATGACCACCTGCTTGGGACTGGTCGCGAATCTGATCGAGAAACTGCTTGAGTAGTTTGACGCGTACGAtattggattggtctactctaactcttctttcaCTGCACTGCgtgtcaagtggtaacgatctatgatatTCTACTTGTATAATTTTCTGGATGaatatggtaaaaaaaattatttttagcctaACGTAGCCAATCCGTTCCCGACATCCTCTACCCTGTCAACCATAGGATGCGTGCTCTCTTGTTCCACCGCGGCACACCTTCCTCCTGGGCCGAAGCGCTCACCACAGCGACCTTCCTGATGAACATTCGATCCTGCACCTCCAGTGGCCGTGTCACCCCCCATGAGCTACTTGATTTTGGACATGGACACATCAGCAACATCTCAAGAAGAATTGTCTCCTTAATGTTCTGCAATTTCCAAGAAGTATTTGCCTTTATGATGTGCTCATATTTATCAGCTATTCTTCTTACAGTAACTTCTCTCAGGGTATTTGTGCACATCATGAGATACCTTGACCTGAAACCAATCACAATCGGTTCTTTTGAACCATATATAAACCAAGGGCAGCCAGACCATGAGTATTTAGCACTGATCC contains:
- the LOC133898333 gene encoding homeobox protein knotted-1-like 13 isoform X2, translated to MAFHGHLPHEISMPPLGADDAAAAAAAAASGAGGAPPAWMRYGDGSFLHLQTTSDSSAAGVQWMGAGEDAVAAMGVGSVAVEAEADAARCKAEVLAHPLYEQLLSAHVACLRIATPVDQLPRIDAQLAQSQGVVAKYSGLAASAAGDDGRELDQFMTHFVLLLCSFKEQLQQHVRVHAMEAVMACWELEQNLQSLTGASPGEGTGATMSDGEDDQADSEANMYDPSLDATDAMGFGLPTESERSLMERVRQELKHELKQGYKEKLIDIREEILRKRRAGKLPGDTTSTLKAWWQSHSKWPYPTEEDKARLVQETGLQLKQINNWFINQRKRNWHSNPSSSSNVKSKRKR
- the LOC133898333 gene encoding homeobox protein knotted-1-like 13 isoform X1, which gives rise to MAFHGHLPHEISMPPLGADDAAAAAAAAASGAGGAPPAWMRYGDGSFLHLQTTSDSSAAGVQWMGAGEDAVAAMGVGSVAVEAEADAARCKAEVLAHPLYEQLLSAHVACLRIATPVDQLPRIDAQLAQSQGVVAKYSGLAASAAGDDGRELDQFMTHFVLLLCSFKEQLQQHVRVHAMEAVMACWELEQNLQSLTGASPGEGTGATMSDGEDDQADSEANMYDPSLDATDAMGFGLPTESERSLMERVRQELKHELKQGYKEKLIDIREEILRKRRAGKLPGDTTSTLKAWWQSHSKWPYPTEEDKARLVQETGLQLKQINNWFINQRKRNWHSNPSSSSNVKSKRKRNAGDSNS